The window GTAAGGTATCGTGCCCAAATCTTTCATCCATTATCTTCTCCGCTTCCTGCGGGAATTTTTCACTCATAAACATATTCCTCCTTAATATTTACATCAACAGTATGTTTCGCCGCAGCAATATAGCGTTTGCTCTGAGGCAGGAATGCACATTCATTTTCTTCCCTTTCAATTCCCTGACGGAAAACTCTTAACATTTCTTCTTTTGCATCTCCTTGTACCACAATATACTTCCAGGGCTGTCTGTTTTTAGACGAAGGCGCTTTCATTCCGCTTTGGATAATATCTGTCATATCACTTTTTGATATGTCACTTGCTAAAAATTTTCTTGTGCTCCGCCTTTCATAAATTGCAGATATCATATTAACTACCTCCTGACTTATCGTTTCCAGTCTGGCTATCGACAAAAAACGAAAGCTTTTAATCATTCAACAAATAATATTCTGTCAATATTTTTGCTAAGGTTTTTGGGTTTTCTTCATTTACAACATGACCAGTGTTTTCAATAATTTTCAATTCTGCGCTTTTTATGTTTTTTGACAAGTAATATGCTGATTTTATGTTCGCGCTGTCCTTCTTTCCGCAAATGATGAGAGCAGGGCACTTCATATTATTCACTCTGCTGGTGAAATCCAAGTCCTTCATAGAGCTTCCTAAAGCAAACGTGCCCTTTTTATCAAATGCCATAGTTTCAAAAATAGATTTTGGTAAAAATCTGAAAATTATATTTTGAATACCAAATGCTACCTTTGGAATCTTATGAGGCGTACCAATCAAAACTAAAGTTTTTACCTTTTGTGGAAAATCCAAAGCATAGTTCAACGCTAAAATGCCACCCAATGAAATACCACACAAATGAATTTTCCCGTCAATTCTGTCGCAATATTTTACAAATGAGGAATATAGATTTGCATAACTTGCTTCTTTCCCTTCAAGGATAGTAAATAGATCTGGGCACATGATATCCTCATTGCTTGTCATATAAGAAATAGTTGTTTTCCAACTTGTCGCTTTATGTCCAGAACCGTGAATCAGAATTTTTGTCGTCATAAGTCTCTCCTTCAAATTAGGAAGTTACTCTAAATATCAGTAACAAAAACATCTGGAACACCTCTATGCGACAGTTCCTGTTTTTGTATATCTGATAACGGAATTTCACATGCTTTATTCGGTGAAGGATCCGGGGCATTCATCCATAATCCAAAAGCCATCGCACGTTTTGTTTGTTTTGGATCTATTTTTTTGCCATCTTCTTCTCCACGTCCTTCTATTTCCTGTTCGGCCTTCTCTTAATGGCTAATAGTTGCATGAAGTCTCCAAACAAAGATGTATCAACAGGCTCAAACATCAGCCACTTTCCATCGTGATAGGTTTTTGAGTCATCGTAGATCTTCTGGACGCTTTCCGAATACTCATTTCGGACGGATTCAAATTTCACTCGCTCGTCCTTTCCCAGTATTACCATAAAGCCAACACAATTCTCCCTTGCGTATAGAGCGCAGAGTGTTTTTCCTCCTCTGCGGTATTTGTATTCATAGGTCCATGCCTTGCCGCCGCTGTTCCAAATGCAGTCCATATCGTACATTTCATCAATCGCAGCGCATAGCTTTTGCCACACGTCATATAAAGACTGTCCGATTAAAGCGGTCATATCGTCCATATTTGGTATTTTATTAAGCATATCTGTTTTTCCTTCTTTCCCATATCTCTTTTACTAATCTGCAAACCCGCTCTTAGGGTTTTGCTTATATAATAATCCTTAAAAATTTTATTTTATCATAGTTTTGCCTACATCTCCACTCTTACTATACACGACTATATCCA of the Luxibacter massiliensis genome contains:
- a CDS encoding alpha/beta fold hydrolase, which encodes MTTKILIHGSGHKATSWKTTISYMTSNEDIMCPDLFTILEGKEASYANLYSSFVKYCDRIDGKIHLCGISLGGILALNYALDFPQKVKTLVLIGTPHKIPKVAFGIQNIIFRFLPKSIFETMAFDKKGTFALGSSMKDLDFTSRVNNMKCPALIICGKKDSANIKSAYYLSKNIKSAELKIIENTGHVVNEENPKTLAKILTEYYLLND
- a CDS encoding DUF3788 domain-containing protein, with the translated sequence MLNKIPNMDDMTALIGQSLYDVWQKLCAAIDEMYDMDCIWNSGGKAWTYEYKYRRGGKTLCALYARENCVGFMVILGKDERVKFESVRNEYSESVQKIYDDSKTYHDGKWLMFEPVDTSLFGDFMQLLAIKRRPNRK
- a CDS encoding nitroreductase family protein — translated: MISAIYERRSTRKFLASDISKSDMTDIIQSGMKAPSSKNRQPWKYIVVQGDAKEEMLRVFRQGIEREENECAFLPQSKRYIAAAKHTVDVNIKEEYVYE